In one window of Cellulophaga sp. HaHa_2_95 DNA:
- the sprA gene encoding cell surface protein SprA, with protein MKNRAKPTLKSYRFKLLIVFIIFFGVSQLTKAQDTNEQEVDSVKTGYALGRIKMENPKSIISKYTYDANLDRYIYTETVGDFDISYPIILTPEEFQELVRKETMKSYFKDKMDAYVGKKEGSEEARKNLLPNFYVNNSFFQSVFGGNTIEVIPQGSVAMDLGVIWQKNDNPSLSPRNRTNLSFDFDQRISLSMLGKIGERLQVNANYDTEATFDFQNIVKLDYTPTEDDIIQKIEIGNVSMPLNSSLIQGAQSLFGVKTQLQFGKTTVTAVFSDQQSQNNTVVAQGGGAINDFSITALDYEEDKHFFLSQYFRDTYDRSLENYPYKNTSVQITRLEVWVTNRSQQTLNVRNVVAIQDLGEAESEKTRIGSMGGAPAGFFNTSSAGSLPRNGANDFDPALIGSGGALTTSIRDIATVEAGFNISGAYQINQGFDYAILENARKLTESTDYQFDQQLGYISLNQRLSNDEVLAVAFQYTYKGQVYQVGEFATSSDATTTTTTGVTTEVNNNTLVLKLLKSNITTVNDPIWDLMMKNIYATGAYSLSQDDFKMNILYTDPTSRNYITKVNDIGWPANLEGRILLDVFNFDRLNVYNDVQSGGDGFFDFYEGITINSRNGSIIFTKVEPFGEYMFETLGGGVYDVANDQGYNDNQKKYVYRNMYALTKAAALEDSDKNKFLLKGEYKSTSSNGISIGAFNVPQGSVTVTAGGRQLQEGIDYTVNYQAGTVQIIDPSLQASNTPINISVENTAVFGQQSRRFTGVNIEHQVNKNFLIGGTLLNLNERPQTQKANYGSESVNNTIFGLNTNFSTEVPFLTRLVNKLPNIDTDVPSNLSVRAEVAMLKPSTPKNDDFNGESTTYIDDFEGAQSSIDIRSSLGWSLASTPLEFATGGQLSGSSPDDPLNLENGYGRAKVAWYSIDPIFYTNQRPSDVSDSDVSKNSTRRVFIDEVFPETDQAQGQTRVQTTLDLAYYPNAKGPYNNNPNFTSDQPTDKWGGIMRPLSSTNFEQANVEYVQFWVLDPYVDGDATTSGELVINLGNISEDVLKDGRKQYENGLPGVDSNDLVAETSWGKVPSTQSLVYAFDVSEANRGLQDVGFDGLSDAEETSIFSNNSGNDPALDNYQYYLNRDGDVLERYFDYNNPEGNSPVQVTDTNRGSTTLPDVEDIDRDLTMNTINSYYEYRIQIKPNTTVDDKYVTDIRVNELTGTEIPDGTTVNSRWIQYKIPLSDFTDAIGGITDFRSMSFMRMYLTGFSSDVSLRFATLDLVRGDWRSYTKSLQPDVDDDPTDDNTIVDVNTVNIQENENRAPIPYVLPPGVIREQLNNNNTIINQNEQSLSFYIENLESEDSRGVYKNINIDIRQYEKLKMFMHAEELFEADYLDGEAPLVGFLRFGTDFTQNFYQIEIPLEFTPHNATSESEIWPENNELSITLSDLGKVKSFGIANQTLADVNYYEVIDGTVFRVDEFAARTPGVTRIGIKGNPSLGSLRSMMVGVKNQDNQPARGEVWFNELRLAGINSEGGWAAVGAVDLNMADFANVSATGSKSTSGFGSIDQSTTERSLEDVVSYDVVTNVNLGQLLPTKWGVQLPFNYGISEEIVTPEYDPVYDDLKLDDRINAATTAEDKDDILEQAEEYTKRTSINFIGVRKNRGEEAEENFYDIENFTFNYSYNETDHRDFEIASLREQTVNTGFVYNHNFKPLTVAPLAKKDSLFNGAYWKWLKELNLNLLPTSVSVNSNINRAFNQQRFRDVLEPGVEALELPLLQQRNYLFNWQYALNYTLTKSLRINLQASNNNIVRNYFNQDENSASQINQDLELWDGFWDIGEPNRHAQQMTLNYELPFKLIPALDFISSQYTYTSNFDWQRGGDALNEVAGENINTVQNSGTHSLSANMNMQKLYDLIGLKKVTSSARAKAASGRNVKTGKEEESNKTSPLFNTFVDVVTMVKRLNVNYTQNSGTVLPGYTQSIGFIGTTRPSLGYIFGSQQSDIRYEAARNGWLTTFDDFNDQFVQNVNKRLNITATAQPIRDLTIDLSADRQYQNRYEENFTVSSLGDDQYAYEDLLGNDYGNFSISTVMIGTIFGSSDEFTSEAFETFKENRLTIANRLVADRGQTPGPLDEDGFPEQYGKSNQEVLLPAFFAAYTGQGVDRVNLDAFRDIPIPNWNLKYTGLMNGKWFKKKFKRFSVSHGYRASYSINSFQTNLEKVQLQNEGLPAINAETFDILPDDIISNVVLTDEFNPLVKVDFEMKNSMSVLAEIRTSRVLSLSFDNSLLTEINGKDYTVGLGYRFKDVQMVTNIGGQKTRLKGDLNIKLDATMRDNITYIRNLDIDNNQITSGQNLFSIKLGVDYALSKNLNALFFYDHSFTKFAVSTAFPQTTINTGFTIRYNFGN; from the coding sequence TTGAAAAATAGGGCAAAACCAACTCTTAAATCATATAGATTTAAGCTACTAATCGTATTCATTATTTTCTTCGGAGTATCGCAGCTAACCAAAGCGCAAGATACTAACGAACAAGAAGTAGATTCTGTGAAAACAGGCTATGCACTTGGGCGTATTAAAATGGAGAACCCTAAAAGCATTATTTCCAAATATACGTACGACGCAAACTTAGACCGTTACATTTACACAGAAACAGTGGGCGATTTTGATATTAGTTATCCAATTATTCTTACGCCAGAAGAATTTCAGGAACTTGTTCGAAAAGAAACAATGAAGTCTTATTTCAAAGATAAGATGGATGCTTATGTTGGTAAGAAAGAGGGTAGTGAAGAGGCTAGAAAAAATCTTTTGCCTAACTTCTATGTGAATAATAGTTTTTTTCAATCTGTTTTTGGCGGGAATACTATAGAGGTAATTCCTCAAGGTTCTGTTGCGATGGATTTGGGAGTTATTTGGCAGAAAAATGATAATCCATCTCTTTCTCCTAGAAACAGAACCAATCTGTCTTTTGATTTTGATCAGCGTATTAGTTTAAGTATGCTGGGTAAAATTGGAGAACGTTTACAAGTAAATGCAAATTATGATACCGAAGCAACCTTTGATTTTCAGAATATTGTAAAATTAGACTACACGCCAACGGAAGATGATATTATTCAAAAAATAGAAATAGGTAACGTTAGTATGCCTCTTAATAGCTCCTTAATTCAAGGGGCTCAAAGTCTGTTTGGGGTAAAAACACAATTGCAGTTTGGAAAAACAACAGTAACCGCTGTTTTTTCTGATCAACAATCTCAAAATAATACGGTAGTAGCACAAGGTGGTGGTGCTATTAATGATTTTTCTATCACAGCATTAGATTATGAAGAAGACAAACACTTCTTTCTTTCGCAATACTTTAGAGATACTTATGATAGGTCTTTAGAGAATTACCCTTATAAAAATACCTCTGTACAAATTACACGATTAGAAGTTTGGGTTACGAACAGAAGTCAGCAAACCCTGAATGTAAGGAATGTCGTAGCTATTCAGGATTTAGGGGAGGCAGAATCTGAGAAAACTAGAATAGGCAGTATGGGCGGAGCCCCGGCAGGCTTTTTTAATACGTCTAGCGCAGGTAGTTTACCAAGAAACGGTGCCAATGATTTTGACCCAGCACTGATAGGAAGCGGAGGCGCTTTGACAACATCTATTAGGGATATTGCCACGGTAGAAGCAGGGTTTAATATTTCTGGAGCATACCAGATAAATCAAGGTTTTGATTATGCAATCTTAGAGAATGCTAGAAAATTAACCGAAAGCACAGACTATCAATTTGATCAACAGCTAGGGTATATCTCATTAAACCAACGTTTAAGTAATGATGAGGTCTTAGCAGTTGCATTCCAGTATACGTACAAAGGACAAGTATATCAGGTGGGTGAATTTGCGACGAGTAGTGATGCAACCACGACAACCACCACAGGAGTTACCACAGAGGTGAATAATAATACATTAGTATTGAAACTTTTAAAGAGTAATATTACCACTGTAAATGATCCAATTTGGGATTTAATGATGAAGAACATTTATGCTACTGGAGCATACAGTTTAAGTCAAGATGATTTTAAAATGAATATCCTGTATACGGATCCAACCTCCCGTAATTATATTACTAAGGTTAATGATATAGGGTGGCCAGCTAATTTGGAAGGTCGTATTCTTTTAGACGTCTTTAACTTTGACCGACTAAATGTTTATAATGATGTGCAGTCTGGTGGGGATGGTTTTTTCGATTTCTATGAAGGAATCACGATAAATTCTAGAAACGGAAGTATCATATTTACCAAAGTAGAACCTTTTGGTGAGTATATGTTTGAGACGCTTGGTGGTGGTGTATATGATGTTGCTAATGATCAAGGGTATAATGACAATCAAAAGAAGTATGTATACAGAAATATGTATGCATTAACAAAAGCGGCTGCATTAGAAGATTCGGATAAAAACAAATTTTTGCTAAAAGGGGAGTATAAATCTACAAGTAGTAACGGTATTTCTATTGGAGCATTCAATGTGCCTCAAGGATCTGTTACCGTAACTGCTGGTGGGCGTCAATTACAAGAAGGAATAGATTATACGGTAAACTATCAGGCGGGTACGGTTCAAATTATAGATCCATCACTACAAGCTTCAAATACACCCATCAATATATCTGTAGAAAACACGGCTGTATTTGGCCAACAATCTAGAAGATTTACAGGAGTTAACATAGAGCATCAAGTAAATAAAAACTTTCTTATTGGAGGTACTTTACTTAATCTTAATGAGCGTCCGCAAACACAGAAAGCTAATTACGGATCAGAATCTGTAAACAATACCATTTTTGGATTAAATACTAATTTCTCAACGGAAGTTCCGTTCTTAACACGTTTGGTAAATAAATTACCGAATATTGATACAGATGTTCCTTCCAATTTGTCAGTTCGTGCAGAGGTAGCAATGCTTAAGCCGAGTACACCTAAGAATGATGACTTTAATGGAGAATCTACAACATATATTGATGATTTTGAAGGAGCCCAATCTTCTATAGATATAAGATCTTCTTTAGGCTGGTCTTTAGCGAGTACACCTTTGGAATTTGCCACGGGAGGTCAACTATCAGGAAGTTCACCAGATGATCCTTTAAATTTGGAAAATGGATATGGAAGAGCTAAAGTGGCTTGGTATTCTATTGATCCAATATTTTATACCAATCAAAGGCCTTCAGATGTTTCGGATAGTGATGTGTCTAAGAACTCCACGCGTCGTGTTTTTATAGATGAGGTATTTCCAGAAACAGATCAGGCACAAGGGCAAACTAGAGTGCAGACTACGTTAGATTTAGCATACTATCCAAATGCAAAAGGACCTTATAATAATAATCCTAATTTTACATCAGACCAGCCTACAGATAAGTGGGGTGGTATTATGCGTCCTTTAAGTAGTACTAACTTTGAACAGGCAAATGTAGAATATGTGCAGTTTTGGGTGTTAGACCCTTATGTAGATGGTGATGCCACGACTTCGGGTGAATTAGTCATTAACCTTGGTAATATTTCGGAAGATGTATTAAAGGATGGTAGAAAACAATACGAAAATGGTTTGCCAGGCGTAGATAGTAATGATTTAGTTGCAGAAACCTCTTGGGGTAAAGTACCATCTACACAATCTTTGGTGTATGCTTTTGATGTAAGTGAAGCAAATAGAGGTTTACAAGATGTTGGTTTTGATGGATTGTCTGATGCAGAAGAAACTTCTATATTCAGTAACAATTCAGGAAATGACCCTGCTTTAGATAACTATCAATATTATTTGAATAGAGATGGTGATGTATTAGAGCGTTATTTTGATTACAATAACCCAGAAGGGAATTCACCTGTTCAGGTTACCGATACAAACCGTGGGTCTACAACCTTACCAGATGTAGAAGATATAGATCGTGATTTAACAATGAACACGATTAATAGTTATTATGAATACCGTATTCAGATAAAGCCAAATACTACTGTTGATGATAAATATGTAACTGACATTCGTGTCAATGAACTTACGGGTACTGAGATTCCTGATGGAACTACCGTGAATAGCCGTTGGATTCAATATAAAATTCCATTGTCAGATTTTACGGATGCTATAGGTGGTATCACGGATTTTAGATCTATGAGTTTTATGAGAATGTATTTAACAGGATTCTCTAGTGATGTGTCTTTACGTTTTGCAACTCTAGATTTAGTACGTGGTGATTGGCGTTCATATACTAAGTCTTTACAGCCAGATGTAGATGATGATCCAACAGATGATAATACGATTGTAGATGTAAATACGGTAAACATACAGGAAAATGAAAATAGAGCTCCAATTCCTTATGTGTTACCTCCAGGTGTAATTCGTGAGCAATTAAATAATAACAATACGATCATCAATCAGAATGAGCAATCACTTTCTTTTTATATAGAAAATTTAGAATCAGAAGATTCTAGGGGGGTGTATAAAAATATCAATATAGATATCCGTCAGTATGAAAAATTAAAAATGTTCATGCATGCCGAAGAATTGTTTGAAGCAGATTATTTAGATGGAGAAGCTCCTTTAGTAGGTTTCTTAAGATTTGGAACAGATTTTACACAGAATTTTTATCAGATAGAAATTCCATTAGAATTTACACCACATAATGCTACATCAGAAAGTGAAATTTGGCCGGAAAATAATGAGCTTAGTATTACTTTAAGTGATTTAGGAAAAGTGAAATCTTTCGGAATAGCCAATCAGACCCTAGCAGATGTTAATTACTATGAGGTTATTGATGGTACTGTTTTTCGTGTGGATGAATTTGCGGCAAGAACTCCAGGAGTTACACGTATAGGAATTAAAGGTAACCCGTCTTTAGGTAGTTTGCGTAGTATGATGGTTGGGGTAAAAAACCAAGATAATCAACCAGCAAGAGGAGAGGTGTGGTTTAATGAATTGCGTTTAGCGGGTATCAATAGTGAAGGTGGTTGGGCTGCCGTAGGAGCGGTAGATTTAAACATGGCCGATTTTGCAAATGTATCTGCTACGGGAAGTAAGAGTACTTCTGGTTTTGGATCTATTGATCAAAGTACAACCGAGCGATCTTTAGAAGATGTAGTTTCTTATGATGTAGTTACCAATGTAAATCTAGGTCAATTGCTTCCAACCAAATGGGGAGTGCAATTACCATTCAATTACGGAATTTCTGAAGAAATAGTGACTCCAGAATATGACCCTGTATATGATGATCTAAAATTAGATGATCGTATCAATGCAGCAACAACCGCGGAAGATAAAGATGACATTCTAGAGCAAGCAGAAGAATATACGAAAAGAACAAGCATTAACTTTATTGGTGTTCGCAAGAATAGAGGCGAAGAGGCTGAAGAGAATTTTTATGATATAGAAAACTTCACGTTTAACTATTCTTACAATGAAACAGATCATAGAGATTTTGAAATTGCTAGTCTGAGAGAGCAAACAGTAAATACGGGTTTTGTATACAATCATAACTTTAAACCTTTAACCGTTGCACCACTAGCTAAGAAAGATTCTCTATTTAATGGAGCATATTGGAAATGGTTAAAAGAATTGAATTTAAATTTATTACCAACATCTGTTTCTGTAAACTCTAACATTAATAGAGCGTTTAACCAGCAACGTTTTAGAGATGTGTTGGAGCCAGGAGTAGAAGCGCTAGAATTGCCATTGTTGCAACAACGTAACTATTTGTTCAATTGGCAGTATGCTTTGAACTATACGCTGACCAAATCTTTGCGAATAAATTTGCAGGCTTCTAATAATAATATTGTTCGTAATTACTTTAATCAAGACGAAAATTCTGCATCACAAATAAATCAAGATTTAGAGTTGTGGGATGGTTTCTGGGATATTGGCGAGCCTAATAGGCATGCGCAACAAATGACATTAAATTATGAGTTGCCATTTAAATTAATTCCGGCTTTAGATTTTATTTCTTCTCAGTATACGTACACCAGTAACTTTGATTGGCAACGAGGAGGAGATGCTCTTAATGAAGTTGCAGGAGAGAATATCAATACGGTACAAAATTCAGGAACGCATTCGTTATCTGCGAATATGAACATGCAAAAGCTGTATGACTTAATAGGGCTTAAAAAAGTAACCAGTAGTGCAAGAGCAAAAGCTGCTAGCGGTAGAAATGTAAAAACAGGTAAAGAAGAAGAGTCAAATAAAACGAGTCCTTTGTTTAATACGTTTGTAGACGTGGTAACTATGGTGAAGCGTTTAAATGTGAATTATACTCAAAATAGTGGTACAGTTTTACCGGGGTATACACAATCAATAGGCTTTATAGGAACTACTAGGCCATCTTTAGGCTATATTTTTGGTAGTCAGCAATCAGATATTAGGTATGAAGCAGCAAGAAATGGTTGGCTAACAACCTTTGATGATTTTAATGATCAATTTGTTCAGAATGTAAATAAACGATTGAACATTACGGCTACGGCACAACCCATAAGAGATCTGACTATTGATCTTTCTGCCGATAGGCAATATCAAAATAGGTATGAAGAAAACTTTACGGTAAGTAGTCTTGGCGACGATCAATATGCTTACGAAGATTTATTAGGCAATGATTATGGTAATTTCAGCATCTCTACGGTGATGATAGGAACTATTTTTGGTAGTAGTGATGAGTTTACTTCTGAAGCTTTTGAGACTTTTAAAGAAAACAGACTTACTATAGCAAATAGACTTGTTGCAGATAGAGGGCAGACGCCAGGGCCTTTGGATGAAGATGGTTTTCCAGAGCAATATGGGAAATCAAATCAAGAGGTGTTGCTGCCGGCATTCTTTGCTGCATACACGGGTCAAGGAGTAGATCGTGTGAACTTAGATGCCTTTAGAGATATTCCTATTCCAAATTGGAACTTGAAATATACAGGCTTGATGAACGGTAAATGGTTTAAGAAAAAATTTAAACGTTTTTCTGTGAGCCATGGGTATAGAGCATCTTATAGTATTAACTCTTTTCAGACCAACTTAGAAAAAGTACAATTGCAGAACGAAGGTTTGCCAGCAATTAATGCGGAGACTTTTGATATTTTACCAGATGACATTATCAGTAATGTGGTGTTGACCGATGAATTCAATCCTTTGGTTAAGGTAGATTTTGAAATGAAAAATTCTATGAGTGTCCTTGCTGAAATTAGAACAAGCCGAGTTTTATCGCTTAGTTTTGATAACAGTTTGCTTACAGAGATTAATGGTAAAGATTATACTGTTGGTTTAGGATATCGTTTTAAAGATGTGCAGATGGTTACCAATATTGGTGGTCAGAAAACAAGATTAAAAGGAGATTTAAATATTAAGCTAGACGCAACCATGCGTGATAATATTACTTATATACGTAATTTAGATATTGATAATAATCAAATTACCTCTGGTCAGAACTTGTTTTCAATTAAGCTAGGTGTAGATT
- a CDS encoding NADP-dependent malic enzyme has product MSTESKRREALVYHAKPQPGKIKIVPTKPYATQRDLALAYSPGVAEPCLEIAKDKENAYKYTSKGNLVAIISNGTAVLGLGNIGPEASKPVMEGKGLLFKIFADIDGMDIEVDTEDVEKFIETVKMIAPTFGGINLEDIKAPEAFEIERRLKEELDIPVMHDDQHGTAIISAAALLNALEITGKKIDEVRIVISGAGAAAVSCTRLYKAFGAKDENIVMLDSKGVIRKDRENLSVEKLEFATDRKIDTLVDAMQDANVFVGLSIANVVTPEMLLSMANDPIVFAMANPDPEIEYDLAIKTRKDIIMATGRSDHPNQVNNVLGFPFIFRGALDVRATKINEAMKMAAVKAIADLAKEPVPEQVNIAYGETKLTFGREYIIPKPFDPRLIGEIPPAVAKAAMESGVAKNPIEDWDKYKEELLQRLGNDNKVVRLLHNRAKIDSKKIVFAEAEHLDVLKAAQIALEEGIATPILLGNREVILELKKEIEFEADVLILDPKDKESSEKRDHYAARYFETRKRSGVTLYGAKSKMRERNYFGAMMVLEGDADGMISGYSRAYPTVVKPIFEVIGRAANVKKVATVNIMITDRGPLFLADTSINIDPSAGEIAEIAKMTANVATTFGFEPVMALLSYANFGSSNHPNATKVREAARILHESNPELIVDGEIQMDFALNKELNQGKFPFSKLAGKKVNTLIFPNLESANITYKLLKELNKADSIGPIMLGLKKSVHILQLGASVDEMVNMAAIAVIDAQQREKRKKAK; this is encoded by the coding sequence TGCAAAAGATAAAGAGAATGCCTATAAGTATACTTCAAAAGGTAATTTGGTAGCCATAATTTCTAATGGCACAGCGGTTTTAGGTTTAGGGAATATTGGTCCTGAAGCCTCTAAACCAGTAATGGAAGGGAAAGGATTGTTGTTTAAAATATTTGCTGATATCGATGGTATGGATATCGAAGTAGATACTGAAGACGTAGAGAAGTTTATAGAAACAGTAAAAATGATTGCTCCCACTTTTGGAGGAATTAATTTAGAAGATATAAAAGCACCCGAAGCGTTTGAAATAGAGCGCAGGTTAAAAGAGGAGCTAGATATACCTGTAATGCATGATGATCAACATGGAACTGCGATTATTTCGGCCGCAGCCTTGTTGAATGCATTGGAAATAACTGGAAAAAAAATAGATGAAGTTCGTATCGTGATTAGTGGTGCGGGTGCAGCTGCAGTTTCATGTACAAGACTTTATAAAGCCTTTGGTGCTAAAGATGAGAATATTGTCATGTTAGATAGTAAAGGAGTGATAAGAAAAGATCGTGAAAACTTATCTGTTGAAAAGTTAGAATTTGCGACCGATAGAAAAATAGATACTTTAGTTGATGCCATGCAAGATGCGAATGTTTTTGTTGGTTTATCTATTGCAAATGTGGTAACTCCTGAAATGTTGCTTTCTATGGCCAATGATCCTATTGTGTTTGCCATGGCGAATCCTGATCCTGAGATTGAGTACGATTTAGCGATTAAAACGAGAAAAGATATTATCATGGCAACGGGTCGTTCTGACCATCCTAACCAAGTGAATAATGTACTTGGTTTCCCATTTATCTTTAGAGGTGCGCTAGATGTTAGAGCAACTAAAATTAACGAAGCCATGAAAATGGCAGCTGTTAAAGCTATAGCAGATTTAGCAAAAGAACCAGTGCCAGAGCAAGTAAATATCGCTTATGGAGAAACAAAACTTACGTTTGGTAGAGAGTATATTATTCCAAAACCTTTTGATCCACGTTTAATTGGTGAGATACCACCAGCAGTTGCTAAAGCAGCTATGGAAAGTGGCGTAGCTAAAAATCCAATAGAAGATTGGGATAAGTATAAAGAAGAATTATTACAGCGCTTAGGGAATGACAACAAGGTAGTTAGGTTGTTACACAACAGAGCAAAAATAGATAGTAAGAAAATTGTTTTTGCAGAAGCAGAACATTTAGATGTACTAAAGGCAGCTCAAATTGCCTTAGAGGAAGGAATAGCAACGCCTATATTATTAGGGAATAGAGAGGTTATTCTAGAGCTTAAAAAAGAAATTGAGTTTGAAGCAGATGTGCTTATTCTAGATCCTAAGGATAAAGAATCTAGTGAGAAAAGAGATCATTATGCAGCGCGTTATTTTGAAACTAGAAAAAGAAGTGGCGTAACACTTTATGGTGCAAAATCTAAGATGCGCGAGCGTAATTATTTTGGAGCCATGATGGTTTTAGAAGGTGATGCAGATGGTATGATTTCTGGTTATTCCAGAGCATATCCTACAGTGGTAAAACCAATCTTTGAAGTAATTGGCCGTGCGGCTAATGTTAAAAAAGTAGCTACGGTAAATATTATGATTACAGATCGTGGTCCTTTGTTTTTAGCAGATACCTCTATAAACATTGATCCTTCTGCAGGAGAGATTGCAGAGATTGCAAAAATGACCGCCAATGTAGCCACTACTTTTGGCTTTGAGCCCGTAATGGCATTGTTATCGTACGCCAACTTTGGTTCCTCAAACCATCCTAATGCCACTAAGGTTAGAGAAGCGGCAAGAATACTGCATGAATCTAATCCTGAATTAATAGTAGATGGTGAAATTCAAATGGATTTTGCTTTAAATAAAGAGCTGAATCAAGGGAAATTTCCATTTTCTAAATTAGCAGGGAAGAAAGTGAATACACTAATTTTTCCAAATTTAGAATCGGCGAACATCACCTATAAATTATTGAAAGAATTGAATAAGGCAGATAGTATTGGTCCAATTATGTTGGGTCTTAAAAAATCTGTTCATATTCTTCAATTAGGGGCTAGTGTAGATGAAATGGTGAATATGGCTGCTATCGCAGTTATAGATGCACAACAACGTGAAAAACGTAAAAAAGCTAAATAA
- the ruvA gene encoding Holliday junction branch migration protein RuvA, with translation MIHHLKGKLVEKNPTHVVIECGGVGYFVNISLHTFSKITDAESIQLFTHLQVKEDSHTLFGFSEKSEREIFRLLLSVSGIGASIARTMLSSMTPKQIRDAIATGNVSAIQSIKGIGAKTAQRVILDLKDKILKIYDIDEVSSISNNTNKDEALSALEVLGFIRKQSEKIVDKVLAQDASLSVEDIIKLSLKNL, from the coding sequence ATGATACATCATTTGAAAGGAAAACTAGTAGAAAAAAATCCGACTCATGTGGTTATAGAATGTGGCGGAGTGGGATATTTTGTAAATATATCCCTCCATACGTTTTCAAAAATTACAGACGCTGAAAGTATTCAGTTGTTTACACACCTTCAAGTAAAAGAAGATAGCCATACTTTATTTGGCTTTTCAGAAAAATCTGAACGAGAAATTTTCCGTTTATTATTATCCGTTTCGGGAATAGGAGCAAGCATTGCGCGTACCATGTTATCTTCAATGACACCTAAGCAAATTAGAGATGCTATTGCCACTGGTAATGTATCGGCAATTCAATCTATAAAAGGAATTGGCGCTAAGACTGCGCAACGTGTTATTCTAGATTTAAAGGATAAAATCTTAAAAATCTACGATATTGATGAAGTTTCGTCAATTTCAAACAATACAAATAAAGATGAAGCGTTATCAGCTTTAGAAGTTCTTGGTTTTATACGTAAGCAGTCCGAAAAGATTGTTGACAAAGTTTTAGCTCAAGATGCTTCGCTTAGCGTGGAAGACATTATAAAGCTTTCGCTTAAAAATTTGTAA